From the genome of Halobacteriovorax marinus SJ:
TTCTGACAAATTAAGGAGAATATAATGGAAATTTTTCTAGACACTGGAATGGTTGATGAGATTCGTGAAGCTGCAAAATGGGGTGTTATTGACGGTGTAACAACTAACCCAAGCTTAATTGCCAAAACGGGTAGAAGCCAGGCCGACGTCATTAAGGAAATTTGTGAAATTGTTGATGGTCCAATCTCTGCAGAAGTTATAGCTACAGACGCGCAAGGAATGATCAAAGAAGGTCAAGAACTTGCTAAGATTCACGACAATGTTGTTATTAAACTTCCTTTAACTGAAGAAGGTATCACAGCTTGTAAGTGGTTCTCTGACAATGGAATTAAAACAAATGTAACACTTTGTTTCTCAGTTAATCAGGCCTTTCTAGCAGCAAAGAATGGTGCAACTTATATCTCTCCATTCATTGGAAGATTAGACGATATCGGACACGATGGAATGCAATTAATTGATGAAATCAGAACAGTCTATGACAACTATGGATTTACAACAAAAATTCTTGCGGCTTCAATCAGACATTGTACTCACGTTAGAGACGCTATGATGGTTGGTGCTGATGTTGGAACAATGCCAATTAATGTCGTCAAAGCAATGTTTAAGCACCCTCTTACTGACAAAGGGCTTTCTCAATTCTTGGCCGATCACGCTAAAGCAAACGCCTAATATCCCACAATAACCGACAATAGGCCTCCAGAACTGGAGGCTTTTTTGTCAGGAATTTCCTAAATTACCTTATCCTATAGACCGAGAAGTATTTATTAACCCCACCTGAAATTGGGGACTTACTAGGCTATAGGAAAATAACTTCATGAGGGCAATTCTTCTAATTACATTTCTACTTACTCTCGCTTCCTGCAATGGTTCAGGAGGGGGAAAAACTCAAGCCCTGGGCGGAAGATCACCAGGCAGTGCAGATGACGATCTCCCGATTCGTTGGGCAGACTCAGCTCTTCCCCTGAGTATTCAGATATCAGGTGACTTCTCATTTGCTCCTGCTGATATAGACGGGGCCGGTAGAAACCCGATTGAACAAATGCAAAAGGAATGGGACGACGCTGTTACAGGAAAAGTCCTCTTCAACTACCCTGCGCCAGCTGCCGCATCTAAAGGCAATGACGCCTTATCAACTTATAAAGATAGTGTCTTGGGTGTCTATATTTCTGACGACTGGTTTTCTAATATTTCAAGTAGCGCTCTTGCCATTACTCAGTTCTACGCCTACAAGATGACGGGAAGCAGAGGAGAATATTACCAACTCTCCCACGCAGATATTATTGTTAATGAAAGAGATTATGACTTTAGCTACGATCCAAACTCTAATACTGACTATGATATGAGTACAGTAATTCTTCACGAGCTCGGTCACCTACTGGGTCTAGACCACCAAAGCGATGGTGCCGTTGCTGCAGTCATGCAACCTTACTTGAGTATATGGGAATCAAACCGAGCGCTCTTTAGTGATGATGCAAGTAGGATTAGTGACAACTATACTGACTCTGCTCTTAGCGCTGGTAGCGCTAGTTATCTCCCTAGCGGAATTCCAGATGGCACGGAACTTCACGGTGTCATAGAGTTAATGGCAAGTGGAGAATGTAAGCACTATCACAATGGAAAGCTAGTTAAGAGTCACTTTTCTTTTTAAGTGAATCAAAGGCCCTTTTCTCGAGGGCCACAATATCTTCTTCGCAGGCCTTTCGATCTTTTACAATAGTTTTAAATTTAACACTCACTTCCTCAATACTCTTTGAGTAATTGCGACACTTACTACAAATGAAGAGGTGTAAATTATAATTAAGCTTCTCAAAGCTATTAAGCTCATCTTTGAAACAAGTTAATTTTGAAATTTCTTGG
Proteins encoded in this window:
- the fsa gene encoding fructose-6-phosphate aldolase; this encodes MEIFLDTGMVDEIREAAKWGVIDGVTTNPSLIAKTGRSQADVIKEICEIVDGPISAEVIATDAQGMIKEGQELAKIHDNVVIKLPLTEEGITACKWFSDNGIKTNVTLCFSVNQAFLAAKNGATYISPFIGRLDDIGHDGMQLIDEIRTVYDNYGFTTKILAASIRHCTHVRDAMMVGADVGTMPINVVKAMFKHPLTDKGLSQFLADHAKANA
- a CDS encoding matrixin family metalloprotease, which codes for MRAILLITFLLTLASCNGSGGGKTQALGGRSPGSADDDLPIRWADSALPLSIQISGDFSFAPADIDGAGRNPIEQMQKEWDDAVTGKVLFNYPAPAAASKGNDALSTYKDSVLGVYISDDWFSNISSSALAITQFYAYKMTGSRGEYYQLSHADIIVNERDYDFSYDPNSNTDYDMSTVILHELGHLLGLDHQSDGAVAAVMQPYLSIWESNRALFSDDASRISDNYTDSALSAGSASYLPSGIPDGTELHGVIELMASGECKHYHNGKLVKSHFSF